A genome region from Bombilactobacillus bombi includes the following:
- the thiI gene encoding tRNA uracil 4-sulfurtransferase ThiI, translating to MNYTEIMIRYGELSTKGKNRRSFIDRLHGNVAKVLQDFPELRIHPKRDRMHINLNGTDAQAVMKRLQVVFGIQNYSPSIRIDKDLELIKQTALQMVQEQYQPGKTFKITTKRADHEFEYDTNQINLAVGDYVSDHIPELQAEMRRPDIKIRIEIRFDGAYLSSQTFPGAGGLPVGTAGKAALMLSGGIDSPVAGYLAMKRGVEVEMIHFYSPPYTSEHALQKAQDLTVKLTKYAGHIQFIQVPFTEIQETIKKQVPEGYLMTVQRRFMLRLTDLITKKRHGLAIFNGESVGQVASQTLESMAAINDVTTTPIIRPVATMDKTEIIKIAEKIDTFDLSIQPFEDCCTIFAPTRPKTKPTITKAREYEEQLDVEGLINRALAGIKIINITPFDHYLEQKNSEIEALL from the coding sequence ATGAATTATACCGAGATAATGATTCGTTATGGTGAATTATCAACCAAAGGCAAAAATCGCCGAAGTTTTATTGATCGGCTACATGGTAATGTCGCTAAAGTACTGCAAGATTTTCCTGAATTACGAATTCATCCTAAACGCGATCGTATGCATATTAATTTGAATGGTACGGATGCGCAAGCTGTAATGAAACGATTGCAAGTTGTGTTTGGCATTCAAAATTATTCACCTAGTATTCGTATTGATAAAGATCTGGAATTAATCAAACAGACTGCTTTACAAATGGTTCAAGAGCAATATCAACCGGGGAAAACTTTCAAAATTACTACTAAAAGAGCGGATCATGAGTTTGAGTATGACACCAATCAAATTAATTTGGCAGTAGGGGATTATGTCAGTGATCATATACCTGAATTGCAGGCAGAAATGCGTCGCCCAGATATTAAGATTCGAATTGAAATCCGCTTTGATGGTGCTTATTTATCCAGTCAGACGTTTCCAGGTGCGGGTGGTTTACCGGTTGGAACGGCCGGCAAAGCTGCATTGATGCTGTCTGGTGGTATTGATTCACCCGTAGCCGGATATTTGGCAATGAAGCGTGGGGTTGAGGTGGAAATGATTCATTTTTATAGTCCACCGTATACTAGCGAACATGCTCTACAAAAAGCGCAAGATTTAACAGTCAAATTAACTAAGTACGCAGGGCATATTCAATTTATTCAAGTTCCTTTTACTGAAATACAAGAAACTATTAAAAAACAAGTTCCTGAAGGGTATTTGATGACTGTTCAACGACGTTTTATGTTGCGCTTGACCGATTTAATTACCAAAAAACGCCATGGATTAGCCATTTTTAATGGCGAATCTGTTGGTCAAGTAGCTTCACAAACTTTGGAAAGTATGGCTGCTATTAATGATGTAACAACCACCCCCATTATTCGACCAGTGGCAACAATGGATAAGACTGAAATTATCAAAATTGCTGAGAAAATCGACACTTTTGATTTATCTATTCAACCTTTTGAAGATTGCTGTACGATTTTTGCTCCGACACGTCCTAAAACTAAACCTACAATTACCAAGGCGCGTGAATATGAAGAACAATTAGATGTAGAGGGTTTAATTAATCGTGCGTTGGCTGGTATCAAAATTATTAATATCACTCCATTTGATCATTATTTAGAGCAGAAAAATAGTGAAATTGAGGCTTTATTATAA
- the radC gene encoding RadC family protein, whose protein sequence is MMEIREQVQRFGIVSLTTEELFALIIGSGTKNNHVEQIVQQLALLSNNFSDVSILTAHNLLKINGIGPAKQGQILAIIELCRRLNHQQRLRNHQQITIPLLAQHLIKKYSNYQQEELIGIYLDINHCALIEKNLFRGTLTAATVHPREVIQTALLVPCANLVIAHNHPSGNLRPSKADLAFTQRLQSCCELFSINLIDHLIIGNGEYLSLQERGLM, encoded by the coding sequence ATGATGGAAATACGAGAACAAGTTCAACGCTTTGGTATAGTTAGTCTAACTACAGAAGAATTGTTTGCTCTAATTATTGGTTCGGGTACTAAAAATAATCATGTGGAACAAATTGTTCAACAGTTAGCATTGTTGTCAAATAATTTTAGTGATGTATCTATTTTAACCGCACATAATTTATTAAAGATTAATGGTATCGGCCCAGCAAAGCAGGGACAAATTTTGGCTATTATCGAATTATGTCGGCGATTGAATCATCAACAGCGGCTGCGCAATCACCAACAAATAACAATTCCATTATTAGCACAGCATTTGATTAAGAAATATAGTAATTATCAGCAAGAAGAATTGATAGGTATCTATCTTGATATAAACCACTGCGCGCTAATAGAAAAAAATCTTTTTCGTGGAACTTTAACTGCTGCAACAGTGCATCCACGTGAAGTTATTCAAACGGCATTGTTAGTTCCTTGTGCTAATCTGGTGATAGCTCATAATCATCCTAGTGGAAATTTACGTCCATCTAAGGCCGATTTGGCCTTTACCCAAAGGTTGCAATCTTGCTGTGAACTTTTTAGTATTAATTTAATTGATCATTTAATTATTGGTAACGGAGAATATTTGAGTTTACAAGAACGCGGATTAATGTAA
- a CDS encoding bifunctional folylpolyglutamate synthase/dihydrofolate synthase encodes MKSSEINTTAQAIAYIHSLPRLHPDKSLQYVQRALTALKNPQQKIKTVHVTGTNGKGSVCYYLTNLLVNSGFKVGTFASPYVKTFNERIQINGKPIDDAKLLLLTQKIMNLVTQIQKENPDFYLVEFEFLTVMMFEYFAHEKVDFGIVEVGIGGEHDKTNVITPELAIITNIGMDHAQLIGPTLSDIAQEKAGIIKFQKPVILGEIPSKVQSIIDTRAKQQQAPVYQLGKHFKIEQIQLHDVSRTSFTWNNQTLSFKDLQIASFAPTQVIDAALAVQAYLILCPQATVSNVIIQKSLAVDNLPGRTQIISRDPLIILDGAHNEPAIRALITNLGAIRQQRRVVVLYAAMVDKQRQNILEQLEAFADEIIITTLDEARAAKSSDYQDLKPQEHFIQPWPVAFAQAVTSLDSESMLVICGSLHFASAILDLLKPEN; translated from the coding sequence ATGAAAAGCAGTGAAATAAATACTACCGCGCAAGCTATTGCTTATATTCATAGTTTGCCGCGATTACACCCTGATAAGAGTTTGCAATATGTTCAACGGGCTTTAACAGCACTAAAAAATCCGCAACAAAAAATTAAGACGGTCCATGTTACAGGAACTAATGGGAAAGGTTCAGTTTGTTATTATTTAACTAATTTATTAGTTAATAGTGGTTTTAAAGTCGGAACCTTTGCATCTCCTTACGTTAAAACATTTAATGAGCGGATTCAAATAAATGGAAAACCCATTGATGATGCTAAATTATTATTGTTAACTCAAAAAATTATGAACTTGGTAACTCAAATTCAAAAAGAAAATCCTGATTTTTATTTGGTGGAATTTGAATTTTTGACTGTGATGATGTTTGAGTATTTTGCCCATGAAAAGGTCGATTTTGGAATTGTGGAAGTTGGAATTGGTGGTGAGCATGATAAAACTAATGTCATCACACCAGAATTAGCTATTATTACTAATATTGGAATGGATCATGCACAATTGATTGGTCCAACTTTGTCAGATATTGCTCAAGAAAAAGCCGGAATAATCAAATTTCAAAAACCAGTTATTCTGGGTGAAATTCCTTCGAAAGTGCAATCCATTATTGATACGCGCGCTAAGCAACAACAAGCACCTGTCTATCAATTAGGCAAGCACTTTAAAATTGAGCAAATTCAGCTGCATGATGTCAGCCGGACGAGTTTTACTTGGAATAATCAAACTTTGAGCTTTAAAGATTTACAAATAGCTTCTTTTGCACCAACACAAGTAATTGATGCGGCATTAGCAGTCCAAGCTTATTTAATTTTATGTCCTCAAGCAACGGTGTCTAATGTAATTATTCAGAAAAGCTTAGCAGTTGACAATTTGCCTGGAAGAACCCAAATCATTAGTCGTGATCCATTAATTATTTTGGACGGAGCGCACAATGAACCTGCAATACGGGCGTTAATCACTAATTTAGGTGCTATCAGACAGCAACGACGTGTAGTAGTATTATATGCTGCTATGGTTGATAAACAACGGCAAAATATTTTAGAACAATTAGAAGCATTTGCTGACGAAATTATAATTACCACATTAGATGAAGCACGGGCAGCTAAAAGTTCAGATTACCAAGATTTAAAACCTCAAGAACATTTTATTCAACCTTGGCCCGTTGCTTTTGCACAAGCTGTAACTAGTCTAGACAGTGAAAGTATGTTAGTTATTTGTGGTTCGTTACATTTTGCTAGTGCTATTTTAGACTTGCTAAAGCCGGAAAATTAA
- a CDS encoding cysteine desulfurase family protein — protein sequence MIYFDNSATTLIEPSVLKTYEKVSTDFFGNPSSLHRLGDQAQQILNSARQQIADILHCQAGEIYFTSGGSEGDNWVIKGTALEKHQFGNHIITTNIEHPAVTNTLHQLEKLGFDVTYLPVDKTGHLDPEDVRKAIRPETILVTIMAVNNEVGAIQPIKAVAQILKNYPNIHFHVDAVQSVGKALYKQLKDERIDFMTFSGHKFHAPRGVGFIYVKNGRRIAPLINGGGQEDNWRSGTENTPAVVAMARALRLTTENEEQQAQRQNQLRKILYDHLQTLDNIVVFSQMDASFAPHILCFALKGVRGETIVHAFEKEGIYISTTSACSSRKGEQPITLSAMHVPDKIATSAVRVSLDENSTMAEMQQFVIALDKIYQHFQVLN from the coding sequence ATGATTTATTTTGATAATAGTGCTACAACTTTAATTGAACCATCAGTTTTGAAGACATACGAAAAAGTTAGCACAGACTTTTTTGGTAATCCATCTAGTTTACATCGTTTGGGTGACCAAGCACAGCAAATTTTAAATTCTGCTCGTCAACAAATTGCCGATATTTTGCATTGCCAAGCAGGAGAAATTTATTTTACTAGCGGTGGTTCTGAAGGTGACAATTGGGTAATTAAAGGTACTGCGCTAGAAAAGCATCAATTTGGTAATCATATTATAACGACCAACATTGAACATCCTGCAGTTACTAACACCTTGCATCAATTAGAAAAATTAGGCTTTGACGTCACTTATTTACCCGTAGATAAAACAGGACATCTTGATCCTGAAGATGTCCGTAAAGCAATTCGTCCGGAAACAATTCTCGTGACGATAATGGCAGTTAATAATGAAGTAGGTGCCATTCAGCCCATCAAGGCTGTTGCTCAAATACTAAAAAATTATCCTAATATTCATTTTCATGTTGATGCTGTCCAGTCAGTAGGTAAAGCTTTATATAAGCAATTAAAAGATGAACGAATTGATTTTATGACTTTTTCGGGTCATAAATTTCATGCACCGCGAGGTGTGGGATTTATTTATGTGAAGAACGGTCGTCGCATTGCCCCCTTAATTAATGGTGGTGGTCAAGAAGATAATTGGCGCAGTGGTACAGAAAATACGCCTGCCGTTGTAGCCATGGCTCGAGCGCTGAGATTAACTACGGAAAATGAAGAGCAACAAGCCCAACGGCAAAATCAATTAAGAAAAATTTTATATGATCATTTACAGACCCTCGATAACATAGTTGTTTTTTCGCAAATGGATGCTAGTTTTGCACCACATATTTTGTGTTTTGCCCTAAAAGGTGTTCGTGGAGAAACGATTGTACATGCTTTTGAAAAAGAAGGCATCTACATTTCTACAACTAGTGCATGTTCATCGCGTAAAGGCGAGCAACCAATCACTTTGTCTGCGATGCACGTACCTGATAAGATTGCAACTAGCGCAGTTCGTGTCAGCTTAGATGAGAATAGTACCATGGCAGAAATGCAACAATTCGTTATTGCTTTAGATAAAATTTATCAGCATTTTCAAGTTTTAAATTGA
- a CDS encoding valine--tRNA ligase translates to MAAKIEMSTKYDHKAVEQGRYQKWVDDDLFKPSGDQKAKPYSIVIPPPNVTGKLHLGHAWDTTIQDILIRQKRMQGFDTLYLPGMDHAGIATQAKVEAKLRQEGKTRFDLGREEFVKEVWKWKDEYAKIIHQQWAKMGLSLDYSRERFTLDEGLSKAVRKVFVDLYNKGLIYRGEYIINWDPELQTALSDIEVEHKDDQGAFYHVKYPLADGSGFIEIATTRPETMPGDVAIAVYPGDERYQDIIGKEAILPLFGRKLPIIEDHYVDPEFGTGLVKITPAHDPNDFNVGNRHNLERINVMNADGTMNEQAGKYQGMDRFVARKAIVKDLKDQGYLLKEEPIVHSVGHSERSGVQVEPRLSTQWFVKMKPLAEMALKNQKTDQKVHFVPERFEHTFEQWMDDIHDWVISRQLWWGHRIPAWYNKQTGEMYVGEEAPQDIDNWEQDPDVLDTWFSSALWPFSTLGWPDADAADFKRYFPTNALVTGYDIIFFWVARMMFQSIEFTQKRPFNDVILHGLMRDEQGRKMSKSLGNGIDPMDVIDKYGVDALRWFLITGSAPGQDTRFSYEKVGAAWNFINKIWNASRFVIMNLADTPAPTQVPDVAKLDLADQWILAQLNETVAAVLRLSDKYELGEVGRALYNFIWNDFCDWYIELSKAVLTGDDSVKKANKRTVLAYVLDQILRLLHPIMPFVTEKIWLTMPHQGKSLVVAQYPTVHKQLANFQAVQQMNILIAAIKAIRQMRADANAPLSSPIDILIKVQNPDVKTILTANQEYLEKLAHPKKLQIASDITAPKLALTAVIEGAQIFVPLAELVNIDDEIKRQEKELAKLQKDIDFLNKKLSNPGFVKNAPEKVVAEQKDKLNSYQNQQAQIEERITELKQG, encoded by the coding sequence ATGGCTGCTAAAATAGAAATGTCAACCAAATATGATCATAAAGCAGTTGAACAGGGACGTTATCAAAAGTGGGTCGATGATGATTTGTTTAAGCCCAGTGGTGATCAAAAGGCCAAGCCGTATTCGATTGTAATTCCGCCGCCTAATGTCACGGGCAAACTGCACTTGGGTCACGCGTGGGATACAACTATTCAAGATATTTTAATTCGTCAAAAACGGATGCAGGGTTTTGATACTTTATATTTGCCTGGGATGGATCATGCCGGGATTGCGACTCAAGCTAAGGTTGAAGCCAAATTGCGCCAAGAAGGCAAAACGCGCTTTGATTTAGGTCGTGAAGAGTTTGTTAAAGAAGTCTGGAAGTGGAAAGACGAATATGCCAAGATTATTCATCAACAATGGGCCAAAATGGGATTATCTCTGGATTATTCACGCGAACGTTTTACCTTAGATGAAGGTTTATCTAAAGCAGTGCGTAAAGTTTTTGTTGATTTGTACAATAAGGGCTTAATTTATCGTGGTGAATATATTATTAATTGGGATCCAGAATTACAAACAGCACTATCAGACATTGAAGTTGAACACAAAGATGATCAAGGTGCTTTTTACCATGTTAAATATCCACTGGCTGATGGTTCAGGATTTATTGAAATAGCGACCACGCGTCCAGAAACAATGCCAGGGGATGTGGCAATTGCTGTTTATCCTGGTGATGAACGTTATCAAGATATTATTGGCAAGGAAGCCATTTTGCCGTTGTTTGGACGAAAACTGCCGATCATTGAAGATCATTATGTTGATCCTGAATTTGGGACTGGATTGGTAAAGATTACACCAGCACATGATCCTAATGACTTTAATGTCGGTAACCGACATAATTTAGAAAGAATTAACGTGATGAACGCTGATGGCACAATGAATGAGCAGGCGGGCAAGTATCAAGGTATGGATCGTTTTGTTGCCCGCAAAGCCATCGTCAAAGATTTAAAAGACCAAGGCTACTTGCTTAAGGAAGAACCAATTGTGCATAGTGTTGGACATTCAGAACGGTCTGGCGTCCAAGTTGAACCTCGTTTATCTACTCAATGGTTTGTAAAAATGAAGCCTTTAGCAGAAATGGCTTTAAAAAATCAAAAGACTGATCAAAAAGTTCATTTTGTACCAGAGCGTTTTGAACACACATTTGAACAATGGATGGATGACATCCATGATTGGGTTATTTCCCGACAACTTTGGTGGGGACATCGGATTCCAGCTTGGTATAACAAGCAAACAGGCGAAATGTATGTTGGTGAAGAAGCACCACAAGATATTGATAATTGGGAACAAGATCCTGATGTTTTAGATACTTGGTTTTCTAGTGCTTTATGGCCCTTTTCTACCTTAGGTTGGCCCGACGCTGATGCTGCTGATTTTAAACGCTACTTCCCAACTAATGCTTTAGTGACAGGTTATGATATCATCTTTTTCTGGGTTGCACGGATGATGTTTCAAAGTATTGAATTTACACAAAAGCGACCATTTAATGATGTGATTTTACATGGCCTAATGCGTGATGAGCAGGGACGTAAAATGAGTAAATCCTTAGGCAACGGGATTGACCCTATGGATGTCATTGACAAATATGGTGTTGATGCTTTACGTTGGTTCTTAATTACAGGCTCAGCTCCAGGACAAGATACTCGTTTTAGTTATGAAAAAGTTGGTGCAGCATGGAACTTTATTAATAAAATTTGGAATGCTAGCCGTTTTGTTATTATGAATTTGGCAGATACTCCCGCACCGACTCAAGTTCCAGATGTGGCCAAATTAGATTTGGCAGATCAATGGATCTTAGCTCAGCTTAATGAAACAGTTGCTGCTGTTTTGCGCTTGTCGGATAAGTATGAATTAGGTGAAGTGGGACGTGCACTATATAACTTTATTTGGAATGATTTTTGTGATTGGTATATTGAATTAAGCAAAGCAGTCTTGACCGGTGATGATTCCGTTAAAAAGGCGAATAAACGGACAGTTTTAGCTTATGTACTGGATCAAATTTTGCGCCTGTTGCATCCAATTATGCCATTTGTTACGGAAAAAATTTGGTTAACAATGCCACATCAAGGCAAATCTTTAGTGGTGGCTCAATATCCAACAGTTCATAAACAATTAGCTAATTTCCAAGCTGTTCAACAGATGAATATTTTAATTGCTGCAATTAAAGCGATTCGCCAAATGCGCGCAGATGCTAATGCACCTTTATCTAGTCCAATTGACATTTTGATTAAGGTACAAAATCCTGATGTCAAAACTATTTTGACTGCTAATCAGGAATATTTGGAAAAATTGGCCCATCCTAAAAAACTTCAAATTGCTTCGGACATAACTGCTCCGAAGTTAGCTTTAACAGCGGTCATTGAAGGAGCTCAAATCTTTGTGCCTTTAGCAGAATTAGTCAATATTGATGATGAAATTAAGCGGCAAGAAAAAGAATTAGCTAAGTTACAAAAAGATATTGATTTTCTTAATAAGAAGCTTTCTAATCCTGGCTTTGTTAAAAATGCTCCTGAAAAAGTGGTAGCAGAACAAAAGGATAAATTGAATTCTTATCAAAATCAACAAGCTCAAATTGAAGAGCGAATTACAGAATTGAAGCAAGGATAG
- a CDS encoding septation ring formation regulator EzrA: MIIIVSILIVLVILAIVFGLFYFRKQNNDLIDQITARLDQFRQNNVDEMIDQISDTKLSGETLADFTQDKEKYVAITKEQLPKMESQLIDYSEKNLNFQVWSAHHALKQLAQQSLNQQEVLEHLRNTFSNLFDHIQKNQTALEHIEAKSQKLQNKLQTNMVHYQEAYAPLQNQLDEITKRLPTIKELVATGDALKAHKLLEETQVQLSKFQTESEQVLQRSTGLETDFKAELKELVSAEQKLNVAGINMEDPQIDVELTEIKQQIKQLKDLLALLQINQFDQLKVTINERIDYLYERIAQEWRAQKKVQNAQLVLADFIQHAQRQNRLLLQNINRLGQHYIIKQEDQDVAISCQQKIQQISQNYQNLVKSIKQRQAIYSKVWQEFQQASQQLTEIEHQQQKIAASFDGLRQGENVGQDNLQQISQQLRQLKHQIEVMRLPGLPPKYQDNYQMVHDEVDKLAELLADKPVNVEEVTKQMFVTQEDLNNLKQQTKKLWDDVQIASRLLQYSNRYVEEYPAVKQAANKSQNLYDQKFNYQQAREVISQALEQVEPGAVKRISELYYAESESQK, encoded by the coding sequence GTGATTATTATAGTAAGTATCTTAATCGTGTTAGTTATTTTAGCCATTGTGTTTGGATTATTTTATTTTAGAAAGCAGAATAACGATTTAATTGACCAAATCACTGCACGTTTAGACCAATTTAGACAAAATAATGTCGATGAAATGATTGATCAAATTTCAGATACTAAATTATCGGGTGAAACTTTGGCTGATTTTACGCAAGATAAGGAAAAATATGTCGCTATTACTAAAGAACAATTGCCAAAAATGGAATCCCAATTGATTGATTATTCTGAAAAGAATCTTAATTTTCAAGTTTGGTCAGCTCATCATGCTTTAAAACAATTAGCACAACAGTCACTAAATCAACAAGAAGTCCTTGAGCATTTACGCAATACATTTAGTAATCTATTTGATCATATTCAAAAAAATCAAACTGCGTTGGAGCATATTGAAGCCAAATCTCAGAAACTACAAAACAAACTGCAAACTAACATGGTTCATTATCAAGAAGCTTATGCCCCTTTACAAAATCAATTAGATGAAATTACCAAACGTTTACCAACCATTAAAGAATTAGTGGCGACTGGTGATGCTTTAAAAGCTCATAAACTATTAGAAGAAACTCAAGTACAATTGAGTAAATTTCAAACTGAGTCAGAGCAAGTTTTACAGCGGAGTACCGGTTTAGAAACAGATTTTAAAGCTGAGTTAAAAGAGCTGGTAAGCGCGGAACAAAAGCTTAATGTTGCAGGTATCAATATGGAAGATCCGCAAATTGATGTGGAATTGACTGAAATCAAGCAACAAATTAAGCAGTTAAAAGACTTGTTAGCTCTTTTACAAATTAACCAATTTGATCAACTAAAAGTGACAATTAATGAAAGAATAGATTATTTATATGAACGAATTGCTCAAGAATGGCGGGCCCAAAAAAAGGTGCAGAATGCACAATTGGTACTTGCAGATTTTATCCAGCATGCGCAACGGCAAAATCGCTTATTGCTCCAAAATATCAACCGTTTAGGTCAACATTATATTATTAAGCAAGAAGATCAAGATGTGGCCATATCTTGTCAACAAAAAATTCAGCAAATTTCGCAAAATTATCAAAACTTAGTTAAAAGCATTAAACAACGGCAGGCCATTTATTCCAAGGTTTGGCAGGAATTTCAACAGGCCTCACAACAATTAACGGAAATTGAACACCAACAGCAAAAAATTGCCGCTAGTTTTGATGGATTAAGACAAGGAGAAAATGTTGGTCAAGATAATTTGCAGCAAATTTCCCAACAATTACGCCAATTAAAGCATCAAATTGAAGTAATGCGGCTACCAGGCTTGCCTCCTAAATATCAGGATAATTATCAAATGGTTCATGATGAAGTTGACAAGTTGGCAGAATTACTAGCTGATAAACCGGTTAATGTGGAAGAAGTAACGAAGCAAATGTTTGTTACACAAGAAGATTTAAATAATCTGAAACAACAAACAAAAAAGTTGTGGGATGATGTTCAAATTGCAAGTCGTCTGTTACAATACTCTAATCGCTATGTAGAAGAATATCCCGCAGTTAAACAAGCTGCTAATAAGTCGCAAAACTTGTATGATCAAAAGTTTAATTATCAGCAAGCTCGTGAAGTTATCTCGCAGGCCTTAGAGCAAGTAGAACCAGGAGCTGTTAAACGAATTAGTGAATTGTATTATGCTGAAAGTGAATCGCAAAAGTGA
- a CDS encoding rod shape-determining protein produces MFGMRSRNVGIDLGTANTIVYVDGKGIVLREPSVVAKKVASGEVVAVGEQARAMIGRTPGSIKAIRPMKDGVIADYDTTAAMMQYFLKKAVGNAKPSVMVCVPSGVTEVEKRAVIEATQHAGARDAYLIEEPFAAAIGAGLPVMDPTGSMVADIGGGTTDVATISLGGIVSSRSIRMAGDKFDESIIAYIRQEFNLLIGERTAEQLKMEIGSASVEKASELPNMSIRGRDLVTGLPKTVDLAAVDVAKAIHEDIEEIVNAIKETLEETSPEISADVIDHGIVLTGGGALLSNLSEVISDSTKVPVFVAQDPLDCVAIGTGESLKNLDVIRQQHR; encoded by the coding sequence TTGTTTGGAATGCGATCACGAAATGTTGGAATAGATTTAGGTACAGCAAATACAATTGTTTATGTTGACGGGAAAGGTATTGTTTTAAGGGAACCTTCTGTCGTAGCTAAAAAAGTTGCTAGTGGAGAAGTCGTTGCTGTTGGCGAGCAAGCAAGAGCAATGATTGGTCGAACTCCTGGCAGTATAAAAGCTATTCGCCCGATGAAAGATGGTGTTATTGCTGATTATGATACTACAGCAGCAATGATGCAGTATTTTTTGAAAAAAGCAGTTGGCAATGCTAAGCCTTCTGTAATGGTTTGTGTACCTAGTGGTGTTACGGAAGTCGAAAAGCGTGCCGTTATTGAAGCAACTCAGCATGCCGGTGCGCGCGATGCTTATTTGATAGAAGAACCTTTTGCTGCTGCTATTGGTGCCGGTTTGCCAGTAATGGATCCTACAGGTAGCATGGTAGCAGATATAGGTGGTGGAACTACTGATGTAGCCACCATTTCTCTTGGCGGGATTGTTTCTAGTCGTTCAATTAGAATGGCCGGAGATAAGTTTGATGAATCCATTATTGCTTATATTCGTCAGGAATTTAATCTTTTAATTGGTGAACGCACGGCTGAACAATTAAAGATGGAAATTGGTTCGGCTTCGGTTGAAAAAGCATCAGAGCTTCCAAATATGAGTATTCGCGGTCGCGATTTGGTTACTGGATTGCCTAAGACAGTAGATTTAGCTGCCGTCGATGTTGCTAAGGCTATTCATGAAGATATTGAAGAAATAGTAAATGCTATTAAAGAAACTTTAGAAGAAACGTCACCGGAAATTTCTGCGGATGTGATAGATCATGGGATTGTGCTGACTGGTGGAGGTGCTTTACTCAGTAATTTGTCTGAAGTTATTTCAGATTCTACTAAAGTGCCAGTATTTGTAGCACAGGATCCACTTGATTGTGTAGCAATTGGTACTGGAGAATCTTTGAAAAATCTTGATGTTATACGACAACAACACCGCTAA
- the mreC gene encoding rod shape-determining protein MreC, giving the protein MRNFFSNKKLIIIMVLVIVVVSMITASLTFGQKRARPTIIHQAGNDGLGVIGNVVSMPINGIRNIGDNVQSLFNTYQENRQLKSHLDDLAQTKAQISALKKENKDLKQQVKLNKTLTDYHQMTASVISRSPNNWQNYLLINKGALSGIKKDMPVMSGSGLIGRIVEVNQTNSKVSLISTDKSLSNKFAVEITKDDGTDTSGIIGRYDKDDNLLVMTNVDSPEKIKAGQQVITSGLGGLTPRGLYVGKVVKVKKDDYGLVSSVFVKPATDLNNFTIVTVISRDVEHG; this is encoded by the coding sequence ATGCGGAACTTTTTTTCTAACAAAAAGTTAATCATTATTATGGTTCTTGTAATTGTTGTAGTTTCAATGATTACAGCATCTTTAACATTTGGACAAAAAAGAGCACGGCCAACTATTATTCATCAGGCAGGTAATGATGGTTTGGGTGTGATTGGTAATGTTGTATCGATGCCAATTAATGGAATACGCAACATAGGTGATAACGTTCAAAGTTTATTTAATACCTATCAAGAGAATCGACAATTAAAGTCACACTTGGATGATTTGGCTCAAACTAAAGCTCAAATTAGTGCTCTTAAAAAAGAAAACAAAGATTTAAAGCAACAAGTTAAACTAAATAAAACTTTAACTGATTATCATCAGATGACTGCTTCAGTTATTTCTCGCTCTCCTAATAATTGGCAAAATTATTTATTAATTAATAAAGGAGCTCTTTCGGGCATTAAAAAAGATATGCCTGTAATGTCTGGTTCGGGTCTGATTGGTCGAATTGTTGAGGTTAATCAAACTAATTCCAAGGTCAGTTTGATTTCGACAGATAAGTCTTTAAGTAATAAGTTTGCAGTCGAGATTACTAAAGATGACGGCACGGATACTAGTGGAATTATTGGGCGTTATGACAAAGATGATAATTTATTAGTGATGACCAATGTTGATTCACCAGAAAAAATCAAAGCTGGACAGCAAGTTATTACCTCTGGTCTAGGCGGTTTAACGCCGAGGGGCTTATATGTTGGCAAAGTAGTAAAAGTGAAAAAAGATGATTATGGATTAGTATCATCGGTTTTTGTTAAACCAGCTACTGATTTAAATAACTTCACAATTGTAACTGTTATTAGTCGGGATGTTGAACATGGTTGA